The Geminocystis sp. NIES-3708 genomic sequence TAGTCAACCTAAATTACCTATCAAAAAAGAAGCTATTTTACCCACTAATCTTGAATATTCTGATTCTGAAACTCACGATAATAAAATTGATGATAATAATAATAATCTCGAATCACAAGAGGAAGAATCTCTTAAAATTTTTAAATTTATTGATACTCAAGGGAAAAATACTTCTTTTTAATACTTGACAATGAATAGTTAATAGTTGATAGTTAATAGTTGCTCATTTTCCTTTCCCATTAATATTAAAATTTATTTATGAATCAAGAAAATTTAATTCCCGTAGTTGTCAATGGCGCTGGTGGCAAAATGGGAAAAGAAGTTATCAAAGCGATCGCTTCAGCTAATGATATGATCTTAGTGGGTGCAATCGATCAAAATCCTGCATTATTGGGGCAAGATGTAGGTTTAGTGGCAGGTTGTGGAGAATTAGAAATTCCCATTCTTAACGATTTACAAAGCGTTTTAGTTTTGGCTACCCAATATAAAATACAAGGGGTAATGGTTGATTTTACTCATCCCGATAGTGTTTATGAAAATGTAAGAAGTGCGATCGCCTATGGAATACGTCCTGTAGTTGGTACAACAGGACTATCATCTGAACAAATCCAAGATTTAGCTGATTTTGCAGACAAAGCTACTACGGGAGTATTAATTATCCCTAATTTTTCTATTGGTATGGTTTTAATGCAACAAGCCGCCATCCAAGCGGCACAATATTTTGATCATGTAGAGATTATTGAATTACATCATAATCAAAAAGCTGATGCACCCAGTGGCACAGCCATTAAAACCGCTGAAATGTTATCAGATTTGGGTAAAACTTATAATCCTCAATTAGTAAAAGAAACAGAAAATTTAGAAGGTGCAAGGGGTAGTATTTGCGGTGATAATATTCGTATTCATAGTGTGCGTTTACCCGGCTTAATTGCTCATCAAGAAATCATTTTTGGCGCACAAGGACAAATTTATA encodes the following:
- the dapB gene encoding 4-hydroxy-tetrahydrodipicolinate reductase translates to MNQENLIPVVVNGAGGKMGKEVIKAIASANDMILVGAIDQNPALLGQDVGLVAGCGELEIPILNDLQSVLVLATQYKIQGVMVDFTHPDSVYENVRSAIAYGIRPVVGTTGLSSEQIQDLADFADKATTGVLIIPNFSIGMVLMQQAAIQAAQYFDHVEIIELHHNQKADAPSGTAIKTAEMLSDLGKTYNPQLVKETENLEGARGSICGDNIRIHSVRLPGLIAHQEIIFGAQGQIYTLRHDTSDRSCYMQGVLLSIRKIVELKSLVYGLEKIL